From a single Bacteroidota bacterium genomic region:
- a CDS encoding MBOAT family O-acyltransferase, producing the protein MIDFSKIKEQFLYNPQEPILFNTGFFMFLFTAFIGVYALLHKTHRAKITFVTLFSLYFYYKSSGIYFLILIASTVVDYTLANFIYQSKTSYTKKVWLVISLIVNLGLLGYFKYTNFVLDIFYNIANKEFEPLDIFLPVGVSFFTFQSLSYTLDIYRGTLKPVKNIFDYAFFVSFFPQLVAGPIVRAHDFIPQLYKPTFVSKEMFGRGLFLIACGLFKKAVISDYISVNFIDRIFDNPTLYSGFENLMGVYAYALQIYCDFSGYSDMAIGIALLLGFEFCLNFDSPYQSKSITEFWRKWHMSLSSWLRDYLYISLGGNRLGKWRTYFNLFVTMLLGGLWHGASFNFIFWGAMHGSGLAVHKYYLEIKGKLSKSFTSFFDHKWIATLVTFHFVCFCWILFRAPNFVIAKQLLHQIFTAFNAAIVFTFITSYYKIVLLMLLGYALHFVPKQYETLILNWFTQTPLTVKVACMLVVIIIFIQVKSAEIQPFIYFQF; encoded by the coding sequence GTGATAGACTTTTCAAAAATAAAGGAACAGTTTCTGTATAATCCACAAGAACCTATTTTATTCAATACAGGTTTCTTTATGTTTTTGTTTACAGCATTTATTGGCGTTTATGCATTATTGCATAAAACCCATAGAGCTAAAATTACTTTTGTAACCTTATTTTCTTTGTACTTTTATTATAAATCAAGCGGTATCTATTTTCTAATACTTATTGCCTCTACAGTTGTTGATTATACATTGGCCAATTTTATTTACCAAAGCAAAACCAGTTATACTAAAAAGGTATGGTTAGTAATAAGCCTGATAGTAAACTTAGGTTTATTAGGTTATTTTAAGTACACCAATTTTGTATTGGATATATTTTATAACATAGCTAATAAAGAGTTTGAACCACTTGATATATTCTTACCTGTTGGGGTTTCTTTTTTTACATTTCAATCCTTAAGCTATACTTTAGATATTTATAGAGGAACCTTAAAGCCAGTTAAAAATATTTTCGATTATGCCTTCTTTGTTTCGTTCTTTCCACAGCTTGTAGCGGGCCCTATTGTACGTGCTCACGATTTTATTCCGCAGCTATATAAGCCCACTTTTGTAAGTAAAGAAATGTTTGGCAGAGGATTGTTTCTAATAGCCTGTGGGTTGTTTAAAAAAGCAGTTATCAGCGATTATATCAGCGTTAATTTTATTGACAGGATTTTTGATAATCCAACCTTATACAGTGGCTTTGAAAACCTAATGGGCGTATATGCTTATGCATTACAAATTTATTGTGATTTTAGCGGTTATAGCGATATGGCAATAGGCATAGCCTTATTACTTGGGTTTGAGTTTTGTTTAAATTTTGACTCACCTTACCAGTCAAAGAGTATAACAGAGTTTTGGCGTAAATGGCATATGTCATTAAGTAGCTGGCTCCGCGATTATTTATATATTTCTTTGGGAGGAAACAGGCTGGGTAAATGGAGAACTTATTTTAATTTATTTGTCACCATGCTATTAGGAGGCTTGTGGCATGGTGCAAGTTTTAATTTTATATTTTGGGGTGCTATGCATGGAAGTGGTTTAGCTGTCCACAAATATTATCTGGAAATAAAAGGCAAACTGTCCAAATCGTTTACTAGTTTTTTCGACCATAAATGGATAGCTACTTTGGTAACATTTCATTTTGTTTGTTTTTGCTGGATACTTTTCAGAGCCCCCAATTTTGTAATTGCTAAACAACTATTGCATCAAATTTTCACAGCGTTTAATGCAGCTATTGTATTTACATTCATTACATCGTATTACAAAATAGTATTGTTGATGTTATTGGGTTATGCTTTGCATTTTGTACCTAAACAATACGAAACATTAATCCTGAATTGGTTTACACAAACCCCGTTAACTGTTAAAGTAGCGTGTATGCTTGTAGTTATTATTATTTTTATACAGGTGAAATCAGCCGAAATACAACCTTTTATTTATTTTCAGTTTTAG
- the lpxB gene encoding lipid-A-disaccharide synthase — protein sequence MKYFIVAGEASGDLHGANLIKAIKEKDATAEFRFWGGDLMSKQANGLLMHYKNTSIMGFIEVILKIRTILNFISLCKKQIDFFNPDKVILIDYPGFNLRIAEYAKNKGYEVTYYIAPKVWAWKENRAKKLELFVDKLLLIFPFEVDYFKKWKVNATYIGNPLLDEINAFKPNPTFKKENHLDESKPIIALLPGSRKQEISTTLPNMMLLASKYHQFEFVICAAPAIPEEFYQKFIGPNTKIIYNQTYEVLALAKAAVVCSGTATLETALFNVPQVCGYVANSISYLIAKQFVKIKYISLVNLNLDKNAIVELIQHDYNLQNLQTAFEAILPEGKNYQALMNDYKNLQHILNKQGASKNAADIIIGS from the coding sequence ATGAAGTATTTTATAGTAGCTGGAGAGGCTAGTGGCGATTTGCATGGAGCCAATTTAATAAAGGCCATTAAAGAAAAGGATGCCACTGCCGAATTCCGGTTTTGGGGTGGTGATTTAATGAGTAAACAGGCAAACGGCTTACTAATGCATTATAAAAATACTTCTATTATGGGTTTTATTGAAGTAATATTAAAAATCAGAACTATTCTTAACTTTATATCCCTTTGCAAAAAACAAATTGACTTTTTTAATCCTGACAAGGTAATTTTAATTGATTATCCGGGTTTTAATTTACGTATAGCTGAATATGCAAAAAACAAGGGTTATGAAGTAACCTATTACATAGCTCCGAAAGTTTGGGCATGGAAAGAAAACCGAGCTAAAAAACTAGAACTTTTTGTAGATAAACTGCTCCTTATTTTCCCATTTGAAGTAGATTACTTTAAAAAATGGAAAGTAAATGCTACCTATATTGGCAATCCTTTACTTGATGAAATAAATGCTTTTAAACCTAATCCCACTTTTAAAAAAGAGAATCATTTAGACGAAAGCAAACCCATTATTGCATTATTGCCGGGAAGCAGAAAACAGGAAATCAGCACCACTTTACCTAACATGATGTTATTAGCTTCAAAATACCATCAGTTTGAATTTGTTATTTGTGCGGCTCCTGCTATTCCAGAAGAGTTCTATCAAAAGTTTATTGGCCCTAACACTAAAATAATTTATAACCAGACATACGAGGTATTAGCCTTGGCTAAAGCGGCTGTAGTATGCAGCGGGACGGCCACTTTAGAAACCGCCTTGTTTAATGTACCACAGGTTTGTGGTTATGTAGCCAACAGTATTTCTTATTTAATCGCTAAGCAATTTGTTAAAATAAAATACATTTCACTGGTTAATTTAAACCTAGACAAAAACGCCATTGTTGAATTGATTCAACATGACTATAACTTACAAAATTTGCAAACAGCTTTTGAAGCCATTTTACCTGAAGGTAAAAATTATCAAGCACTAATGAATGATTACAAAAACCTGCAACACATTTTAAATAAACAAGGAGCTAGTAAAAATGCGGCTGATATTATTATTGGCAGTTAG
- the fmt gene encoding methionyl-tRNA formyltransferase: MKIVFLGTPDFSVPALDAIIKAGHQVVGVVTMPDKPAGRGMQMQQSAVKKYAVENNIKVLQPVKLKDPAFIEELKSLDADMQVVIAFRMLPEIVWQMPKYGTLNLHASLLPDYRGAAPINWAIINGETKSGVSTFFLKHEIDTGDVLLKTEVDITPTMNAGELHDLLMHIGAETVVKSLALVESGNTKGSPQGSGSNKTAPKIFKENCLIHWDNKAEDIYNLIRGLSPYPAAFTHFENKILKVFEAEAELTKHTEPIGKFISDNKTYLKVSCQNGFIHLLSIQLEGKKRMSVVEFLRGTKIN, from the coding sequence ATGAAAATAGTTTTTTTAGGAACACCTGATTTTTCAGTACCGGCATTGGATGCTATAATTAAAGCCGGGCACCAGGTAGTTGGTGTAGTTACCATGCCCGACAAACCTGCTGGAAGGGGTATGCAAATGCAACAAAGTGCTGTAAAAAAATATGCAGTTGAAAACAATATAAAGGTATTGCAACCTGTTAAATTAAAAGACCCTGCTTTCATTGAAGAATTAAAAAGCCTTGACGCAGATATGCAAGTAGTAATTGCGTTTAGAATGTTACCTGAAATAGTTTGGCAAATGCCAAAATACGGAACATTAAACTTACATGCATCTCTTTTACCTGATTATAGAGGAGCGGCTCCTATTAATTGGGCCATTATAAATGGAGAAACTAAAAGTGGAGTAAGTACTTTTTTTCTAAAACATGAAATTGATACGGGCGATGTACTATTAAAAACGGAAGTTGATATAACTCCAACCATGAATGCAGGTGAGCTGCATGACTTATTGATGCATATTGGTGCAGAAACAGTTGTTAAGTCGCTAGCACTAGTTGAAAGTGGCAATACCAAAGGTTCTCCACAAGGAAGTGGAAGCAATAAAACAGCACCAAAAATATTTAAAGAAAATTGCCTGATTCACTGGGATAATAAAGCTGAAGATATTTACAATTTAATTAGGGGATTAAGCCCATACCCTGCTGCATTTACTCATTTTGAAAACAAAATATTAAAAGTATTTGAGGCTGAAGCTGAATTAACTAAGCATACGGAACCTATTGGTAAGTTTATAAGTGATAATAAAACCTACTTAAAGGTAAGTTGTCAAAATGGTTTTATTCATTTACTAAGTATTCAATTGGAAGGAAAAAAACGCATGAGTGTAGTTGAGTTTTTAAGAGGAACCAAGATTAATTAA
- a CDS encoding GDSL-type esterase/lipase family protein — MLKRKNKGIISLLLIMISTLCLKAQSIVPFVKDERNIISSKEYLQPFYTKLALLKDSQFQINILHIGDSHLQADFLTQRMRDLFESKAGRGLIVPCRVAKTNESRMYKTKTYSTWQSRRAVKTDSDLPIGIGGITVQTFDDTASIVLEVKDNIGFNSIKIFHQNDETAFDLVVTDENGNELKQQDFKDNKLPYETVFRANQTIYSVIIQNRKNSYAQWQSIIYGIYVCNNEAGVIYSSLGVNGAEYRHYNDAKFFAEQTQSLAPDLIILSLGTNEAANTKFEEANFYNQIQNLVNDLQNFNPNALILLTTPADSYRRKKQFNPIMKRVSQTIVNYCKDNNIACWDLYNISGGYKSARFWKKYQLFAKDNLHYNVRGYQLQAELLYQAIINSK, encoded by the coding sequence ATGCTAAAAAGAAAAAATAAGGGAATAATAAGTTTGTTATTGATTATGATAAGTACTTTGTGTTTAAAGGCTCAAAGCATTGTTCCTTTTGTAAAAGATGAAAGAAATATAATAAGCAGTAAAGAATATTTACAGCCGTTTTATACTAAGCTAGCCTTGTTAAAAGATAGCCAGTTTCAAATAAATATTTTGCATATAGGCGACTCTCATTTGCAAGCCGATTTTTTAACACAACGCATGCGCGATTTATTCGAATCGAAAGCTGGTAGAGGACTAATAGTGCCTTGCCGTGTTGCAAAAACAAACGAAAGCAGGATGTATAAAACCAAAACCTATAGTACATGGCAAAGCCGAAGAGCAGTAAAAACGGATAGCGATTTGCCAATAGGTATTGGAGGCATCACTGTTCAAACTTTTGACGATACAGCTTCGATAGTATTAGAAGTAAAAGATAATATAGGCTTTAACAGTATAAAAATATTTCATCAAAACGATGAAACGGCTTTTGATTTAGTAGTAACAGACGAAAATGGAAATGAACTAAAACAACAGGATTTTAAAGACAATAAGTTGCCATATGAAACTGTATTTAGGGCTAACCAAACCATTTATTCCGTTATTATACAAAACAGAAAAAACAGCTATGCACAATGGCAAAGTATTATTTATGGTATATATGTATGCAATAACGAAGCAGGTGTAATTTATAGCAGTTTAGGGGTAAATGGTGCAGAGTACAGGCATTATAACGATGCCAAATTTTTTGCTGAGCAAACACAATCATTAGCACCCGATTTGATTATTTTATCATTAGGTACCAATGAAGCAGCCAATACAAAATTTGAGGAAGCTAATTTTTATAACCAGATACAAAATCTAGTAAACGATTTGCAAAATTTTAATCCTAATGCTCTTATACTTTTAACTACTCCCGCTGATAGTTACAGAAGAAAAAAACAATTTAACCCGATTATGAAGCGGGTGAGCCAAACCATTGTTAACTATTGCAAAGACAACAATATTGCATGTTGGGATTTGTACAACATTAGTGGTGGCTATAAGTCAGCAAGGTTTTGGAAAAAATACCAATTGTTTGCCAAAGATAATTTGCACTACAATGTGCGTGGTTACCAATTACAGGCAGAATTATTGTATCAGGCCATTATAAATAGTAAGTAA